One segment of Nostoc piscinale CENA21 DNA contains the following:
- a CDS encoding Uma2 family endonuclease, with the protein MSVAQDLPPATDIIFPPGDIESDEPPLESDLHLRQIILLLQCLELWWQNRNDFYAAGNLTIYYSQRQLKSEEFRGPDFFVVRGCERRPRKSWVIWQEDGKYPNIIVELLSPSTKATDKGLKKQIYQDTFRTPEYFWFDPNNLEFAGFQLVYAQYQPIEPNSQGWLWSQQLELYLGVQDNQLRYFTAQGELLPTPEELAQQEKQRADEEKQRAEQEKQRAEQEKQRAERLAAKLRELNIDPNVI; encoded by the coding sequence ATGTCAGTTGCCCAAGATTTGCCGCCAGCCACAGATATAATATTTCCACCAGGAGATATCGAAAGTGACGAACCACCATTGGAAAGCGATTTACATCTACGCCAAATTATTTTGTTACTACAGTGTTTAGAATTGTGGTGGCAAAACCGCAATGACTTTTATGCGGCGGGAAATCTGACAATATATTACAGTCAACGTCAACTTAAATCAGAAGAATTTCGTGGCCCTGATTTTTTTGTAGTGCGGGGATGCGAAAGAAGACCTCGCAAAAGTTGGGTAATTTGGCAAGAAGACGGTAAATATCCTAATATTATTGTCGAGTTACTTTCACCTTCTACAAAAGCCACAGATAAAGGCTTAAAAAAACAAATCTACCAAGATACTTTTCGCACACCGGAATATTTTTGGTTTGACCCAAACAATTTAGAATTTGCAGGGTTTCAGTTAGTTTATGCCCAATACCAACCAATAGAACCAAATTCTCAAGGTTGGTTATGGAGTCAGCAGTTAGAATTATATTTAGGTGTGCAAGACAATCAATTGCGCTATTTTACAGCACAAGGTGAGTTATTGCCGACACCAGAAGAATTGGCACAGCAAGAAAAACAACGCGCAGATGAAGAAAAACAGCGTGCAGAACAGGAAAAGCAACGTGCAGAACAAGAAAAGCAACGTGCAGAACGTCTAGCCGCTAAGTTGCGAGAGTTAAATATTGACCCCAATGTTATATAA
- a CDS encoding N-acetylmuramoyl-L-alanine amidase — protein sequence MKLHWLLTGTIGTICLLSSPALAAKLESWRFDARQNRLEFNTLGAVQPKAQLIFNPTRLVIDLPDTDFGRPQLTQPVGGAVRSIRVGQFDPQTARIVVELAPGYTIDPQEIKFIPTNGRRWLVQLPTPTTIPITSSADISLQPEPQPLETTPNSNFPSRNIYSVVKPDPVTSNTRPPGNTLAAVTQLESLRVTGDGFFVRTNGGNPQIQVNRSSDKRAVHIDIAGASLSSALSSQDLSVNRYGVSRIQFSQLQTRQPTARITLYVEPNSTDWRASTSSIGGFIIIPNRLVRLPGNSDTGVISQANDSPAIIQAVELAENGTQLLIRSNRPVSARGGWDRSSGLFRIAIANSQLAPRVIGPAFTANSPILRVRLQPQDDSVNILIQPAAGVQIGEVNQVSNQLLAVQLQRTRPATPPIVLPPLPSPSDISVQPPRPVPKGKLIVVIDPGHGGKDSGAPGLGGLLEKDVILPIGKRVAAILERNGVQAVLTRDADFFVELQGRVDIAERANATLFVSIHANSVDNRPDVNGLEVYYYDSGYALAEVVRKTILEDIGTIKDRGTRKARFYVLRKSSMPSILVETGYMTGREDNPRLGSSEYQNRMAEAIARGILKYLRQR from the coding sequence GTGAAACTACACTGGTTACTAACCGGTACTATTGGAACAATCTGTTTATTATCGTCACCTGCTTTGGCAGCAAAGCTGGAATCTTGGCGCTTTGATGCTAGGCAAAACCGCTTAGAATTTAATACTTTGGGAGCGGTGCAACCCAAAGCCCAACTCATTTTCAATCCCACTCGCTTGGTAATCGATTTACCAGATACAGATTTTGGTAGACCACAATTAACACAACCTGTAGGTGGCGCAGTGCGCTCAATTCGGGTGGGACAATTTGACCCCCAAACAGCCAGAATTGTTGTTGAACTAGCTCCTGGTTATACTATTGACCCCCAAGAAATCAAATTTATTCCTACTAATGGTAGGCGTTGGTTAGTACAGTTACCTACACCAACCACCATACCCATCACCTCATCCGCAGATATTTCACTCCAGCCAGAACCCCAGCCTTTAGAAACAACACCTAATTCCAACTTTCCCTCCAGAAATATCTATTCTGTTGTCAAACCCGACCCAGTAACATCAAATACAAGACCCCCTGGCAACACTCTCGCCGCAGTGACTCAACTGGAAAGTTTGCGAGTCACTGGGGATGGTTTTTTTGTTCGGACTAATGGTGGTAATCCCCAGATTCAGGTAAATCGCAGTTCTGACAAACGCGCAGTTCATATCGATATTGCTGGTGCATCCTTGTCTTCTGCTTTATCGTCACAAGATTTATCGGTGAATCGTTATGGCGTGAGTCGGATTCAATTTTCTCAGTTGCAAACGCGACAACCAACAGCCCGCATCACTTTGTATGTGGAACCAAATAGTACCGACTGGAGGGCAAGTACTAGTAGCATTGGTGGGTTTATAATTATACCAAATCGACTAGTGAGATTGCCAGGAAATAGCGATACTGGTGTCATTTCCCAGGCTAATGACTCACCCGCCATTATTCAAGCAGTGGAGTTAGCCGAGAACGGCACGCAACTTTTAATTCGTTCTAACAGACCTGTATCTGCTAGGGGTGGCTGGGATCGATCCTCTGGTTTATTTCGGATTGCGATCGCCAATTCTCAATTAGCTCCCAGAGTAATTGGCCCTGCTTTTACTGCCAATAGTCCCATTTTGCGGGTACGTTTGCAACCCCAAGATGATTCTGTCAATATTTTGATTCAACCGGCTGCGGGAGTCCAAATTGGGGAAGTCAACCAAGTTAGTAATCAGTTGTTGGCTGTACAGTTACAACGCACTCGTCCAGCTACACCACCAATAGTTTTACCGCCTCTACCTTCACCTAGCGATATCTCAGTACAACCGCCACGCCCAGTCCCTAAAGGTAAACTGATAGTAGTGATTGACCCTGGACATGGTGGTAAGGATTCTGGCGCACCTGGGTTGGGGGGATTATTAGAAAAAGATGTGATTTTACCCATTGGTAAACGAGTCGCTGCAATTCTAGAGCGCAATGGTGTACAAGCAGTCCTCACCAGAGATGCTGACTTTTTTGTGGAACTTCAAGGACGGGTAGATATTGCTGAACGCGCCAATGCAACTTTATTTGTGAGTATCCATGCTAATTCTGTAGATAATCGCCCTGATGTGAATGGCTTAGAGGTATATTACTACGATAGTGGTTATGCTTTAGCTGAAGTAGTTCGTAAAACTATTCTGGAAGATATTGGCACAATTAAAGACCGAGGCACACGCAAAGCGCGATTTTATGTCTTGCGGAAAAGTTCTATGCCTTCGATTTTGGTAGAAACAGGTTATATGACTGGTAGAGAAGATAATCCCCGCTTGGGTTCATCAGAATATCAAAATCGTATGGCAGAAGCGATCGCCCGTGGTATTCTCAAATACTTACGTCAAAGGTAA
- the mreC gene encoding rod shape-determining protein MreC — protein MVTVRRWWGRKGLQVASLALVLGGAWILRQTQGAMLLEVYQVVTSPLQLLQSGQTPAERLEERLKDAQFMEMQTRIQELESQNQQLQNLLGYVQPEPVASRPVPARVVGRSADHWWQQVTLNRGSNSGIQEGYIVKAEGGLVGLVDSVTPNTSRVLLISDLKSQVGVTVSRTSAKGVLRGDSSAEAVLEFYEKVPNVKVGDLVSTSTYSQKFPSGLAVGKIKSLDLKKLPASVAKVELFPPIRSLDWVAVYPKPTNQPQETPQSKKQEQANQQ, from the coding sequence ATGGTTACTGTACGTCGTTGGTGGGGTCGCAAAGGGTTACAGGTTGCTTCGCTGGCTCTTGTACTAGGTGGTGCTTGGATATTACGACAGACTCAAGGGGCAATGCTACTAGAAGTTTATCAAGTAGTGACAAGTCCTCTACAGCTTTTGCAATCTGGGCAAACTCCCGCAGAACGTTTGGAAGAACGCCTCAAAGATGCCCAGTTTATGGAGATGCAAACGCGCATTCAAGAACTGGAAAGCCAAAATCAACAGTTACAAAATTTATTGGGTTATGTCCAACCTGAGCCAGTCGCATCACGTCCAGTACCAGCGCGGGTAGTAGGGCGGAGTGCAGATCATTGGTGGCAACAAGTAACGCTGAATCGTGGCTCAAATTCTGGCATTCAAGAAGGGTATATTGTCAAGGCTGAGGGTGGATTAGTTGGTTTGGTAGATAGTGTCACTCCTAATACTAGCCGTGTGTTGTTGATTAGTGACTTAAAAAGTCAAGTGGGTGTGACTGTTAGCCGCACTTCTGCCAAGGGAGTTTTACGGGGTGATTCTTCCGCAGAAGCTGTGCTGGAATTTTATGAAAAAGTGCCAAATGTCAAAGTAGGAGATTTAGTTTCGACTTCAACTTACAGTCAAAAATTTCCCTCTGGCTTGGCAGTAGGCAAAATCAAATCTTTAGATTTAAAGAAACTGCCAGCATCCGTGGCGAAAGTTGAACTTTTCCCACCAATTAGGTCATTAGATTGGGTAGCTGTGTATCCTAAACCAACAAACCAACCACAGGAAACGCCACAGTCTAAAAAACAAGAACAGGCAAATCAACAATGA
- a CDS encoding rod shape-determining protein → MGIDLGTANTLVYVSGKGIVLQEPSVVAIDQNEKVALAVGEDAKKMLGRTPENVIALRPLRDGVIADFDTAELMLKSFIQRVNEGRSLILPRIVIGIPSGVTGVERRAVMDAAVQAGAREVYLIDEPVAAAIGAGLPVAEPTGNMIIDIGGGTTEVAVLSLQGTVLSESVRIAGDELTESIVQYMKKVHNLVIGERTAEDIKIRLGSAYPTSEDGETMMEVRGLHLLSGLPRTVTIKSPEIRESMLEPLSIIVEAVKRTLERTPPELASDIIDRGIMLAGGGALLKGIDTLISHETGIVTHIAADPLSCVVLGTGRVLENFKQLERVFSGRSKNM, encoded by the coding sequence ATGGGTATCGACCTCGGTACTGCTAATACCCTTGTTTATGTATCTGGTAAAGGCATTGTACTGCAAGAACCTTCTGTAGTGGCGATCGACCAAAACGAAAAGGTGGCACTGGCAGTAGGAGAAGATGCCAAAAAAATGCTCGGTCGTACACCGGAAAACGTGATTGCCTTGCGTCCCTTGCGTGACGGTGTAATCGCTGATTTCGATACGGCAGAGCTAATGCTCAAAAGTTTTATTCAGCGAGTTAATGAAGGGCGATCGCTAATTCTACCGCGAATTGTGATTGGCATTCCCAGTGGTGTCACTGGGGTAGAAAGACGGGCTGTAATGGATGCCGCAGTTCAAGCTGGGGCGAGAGAAGTTTATTTAATTGATGAGCCAGTTGCCGCCGCAATTGGAGCCGGTCTACCAGTTGCGGAACCGACTGGTAATATGATTATCGATATTGGTGGTGGTACAACGGAAGTTGCTGTATTGAGTCTTCAAGGCACAGTGTTGAGTGAATCAGTACGCATTGCCGGGGATGAACTCACGGAATCCATCGTCCAATATATGAAGAAAGTGCATAACTTAGTAATTGGTGAACGGACGGCGGAAGATATCAAAATTCGTCTGGGTTCAGCTTATCCCACCAGCGAAGATGGTGAAACCATGATGGAAGTCAGAGGCTTACATTTACTTTCTGGCTTACCCCGTACTGTTACCATCAAAAGTCCAGAAATCCGCGAAAGTATGTTGGAACCGTTATCCATCATTGTGGAAGCGGTAAAACGGACATTAGAAAGAACCCCGCCCGAACTAGCATCTGACATCATCGACCGTGGTATTATGCTGGCTGGTGGTGGGGCGCTACTCAAAGGCATTGATACCCTAATCAGTCATGAAACGGGGATTGTGACTCACATCGCGGCTGATCCACTCAGCTGTGTTGTACTGGGAACAGGCCGTGTCTTGGAGAACTTTAAACAGCTGGAAAGGGTATTCAGCGGCCGTTCTAAAAATATGTAG
- a CDS encoding 6-pyruvoyl trahydropterin synthase family protein — protein MPKWKVVTEFSFNSAHYIKDYDGPCGRMHGHNYQVRIEAISTQLHSSQFCPHPVMVADFRTLRWAKQDVTKGGLDHCILNEVMPPEYETTAEMIAKYIYDETKKRVPPNVQLKVHISETPNSWVEYEE, from the coding sequence ATGCCCAAATGGAAAGTAGTAACGGAATTTTCTTTTAATAGCGCCCACTACATCAAAGATTATGATGGCCCCTGTGGTCGGATGCACGGGCATAATTACCAAGTCCGCATCGAAGCTATATCAACACAGTTGCATTCTTCACAATTTTGTCCTCATCCAGTCATGGTAGCGGATTTTAGAACTTTACGTTGGGCAAAACAAGATGTCACAAAAGGCGGTCTTGACCACTGCATTTTAAATGAAGTTATGCCTCCTGAATATGAGACTACGGCGGAAATGATTGCTAAGTATATTTACGATGAAACAAAGAAGCGAGTACCGCCAAATGTACAATTAAAAGTTCATATTTCGGAAACACCTAATAGTTGGGTGGAATATGAAGAATAA
- a CDS encoding SIMPL domain-containing protein: MSRTALSGSQFCVGKFWKSLPLTLLLFVTVALPASAQEKEKLWRTLTVSGRGMESIPTTLSLVNLGVEIQGKTAQEVQQEAAKRSSAVVALLKSRNVEKLETTGIRLNPVYSYTNNVQRITGYAASNTVSFRLPTEKAGTLLDDAVKAGATQINGVSFIASDEAIAAAREVALKEATQDAQKQADAVLSSLGLKSKEIISIQVNNASAPPPPVFLRAQAAKVAEDVSTPVVGGEQDVEASVTLQISY, translated from the coding sequence ATGTCTAGAACTGCTTTGTCTGGTTCTCAGTTTTGTGTTGGGAAGTTTTGGAAATCTCTACCGTTAACTTTGCTGTTATTTGTCACGGTGGCTTTACCTGCATCAGCCCAAGAAAAAGAAAAGTTATGGCGGACTTTGACTGTGAGTGGACGGGGGATGGAGTCAATACCTACTACTTTGTCGCTGGTGAATTTAGGGGTGGAGATTCAAGGTAAAACTGCTCAAGAAGTCCAGCAAGAAGCTGCCAAGCGGTCATCGGCTGTGGTTGCTTTACTCAAAAGCCGTAATGTCGAAAAATTAGAAACTACAGGTATCCGTCTCAATCCTGTTTACAGTTACACCAACAATGTGCAGCGCATTACTGGCTATGCTGCTAGTAATACTGTAAGTTTTCGCCTTCCTACCGAGAAAGCCGGTACATTGCTAGATGATGCGGTGAAAGCTGGGGCAACGCAAATTAACGGTGTTAGTTTTATTGCTAGTGATGAGGCGATCGCCGCTGCCCGCGAAGTAGCACTCAAAGAAGCTACTCAGGATGCCCAAAAACAAGCTGATGCTGTATTAAGCTCGTTAGGACTCAAATCTAAAGAAATAATCAGCATTCAAGTTAATAATGCCAGCGCCCCACCACCACCTGTATTTTTACGCGCTCAGGCGGCGAAAGTCGCTGAAGATGTTTCTACACCTGTAGTTGGTGGTGAACAAGACGTAGAAGCATCGGTGACATTGCAAATTAGTTATTAG
- the ribD gene encoding bifunctional diaminohydroxyphosphoribosylaminopyrimidine deaminase/5-amino-6-(5-phosphoribosylamino)uracil reductase RibD — MDNSPVVTQVDTSLNYTQEDGLRLRSPVVFDSPKQNSMSSEADFDSRMMQRCLELARRALGRTSPNPLVGAVVVKDGEIVGEGFHPRAGEPHAEVFALRAAGDRAHGATVYVNLEPCNHYGRTPPCSEGLIKAGVAKVVVGMVDPNPLVAGGGIARLRAAGVEVLVGVETEACQQLNEAFVHRILHKKPFGILKYAMTLDGKIATTVGHSAWVTNQAARSEVHQLRAACDAIIVGGNTVRQDNPFLTSHQVEAHNPLRVVMSRQLNLPETARLWETQEAPTLVLTEVGANPDLQTILVKLGVEVVELPTLTPAQAMMHLYERGFCSVLWECGGNLAASAIAQGAVQKVMAFIAPKIIGGSHAPTPVGDLGFTNMTEALPLENVRWRVVGSDCLVEGYLPQ; from the coding sequence ATGGATAATTCCCCAGTTGTTACTCAAGTAGATACATCGCTAAATTACACTCAAGAAGATGGTTTGAGATTGCGATCGCCAGTGGTATTTGATTCTCCAAAGCAGAACAGTATGAGCAGTGAAGCTGACTTTGACTCCCGGATGATGCAGCGATGCTTGGAACTTGCCCGCCGTGCTTTAGGGCGCACTTCGCCTAATCCTTTAGTGGGGGCGGTTGTAGTCAAAGATGGCGAGATTGTGGGTGAAGGGTTTCATCCCCGCGCTGGTGAACCTCACGCTGAAGTTTTTGCTTTGAGAGCAGCAGGTGATCGCGCTCATGGTGCTACAGTTTATGTCAACCTGGAACCTTGCAATCATTATGGGCGCACTCCTCCTTGTTCGGAAGGATTGATTAAGGCTGGTGTGGCTAAGGTAGTGGTTGGTATGGTTGATCCTAACCCTTTGGTGGCTGGGGGCGGGATTGCGCGTTTACGTGCTGCTGGTGTCGAGGTGTTAGTTGGGGTAGAAACTGAGGCTTGTCAGCAGCTAAATGAAGCTTTTGTACATCGCATTCTACATAAAAAACCTTTTGGCATTTTAAAATATGCCATGACTTTAGATGGCAAAATCGCTACGACTGTTGGTCATAGTGCTTGGGTGACAAATCAAGCCGCCCGCAGTGAAGTACATCAACTACGGGCGGCTTGTGATGCCATCATTGTGGGTGGTAATACAGTCCGACAAGACAATCCTTTTTTAACTAGCCATCAAGTCGAGGCGCATAATCCTTTACGAGTAGTGATGAGTCGTCAACTCAACTTGCCAGAAACCGCCCGTTTGTGGGAAACCCAAGAAGCACCGACTTTGGTGTTAACGGAAGTTGGTGCTAACCCTGATTTACAAACAATCTTAGTTAAACTTGGCGTGGAGGTTGTGGAATTACCAACACTGACACCCGCACAAGCAATGATGCACTTATATGAACGGGGTTTTTGCAGTGTCTTGTGGGAGTGTGGCGGTAATTTAGCTGCAAGTGCGATCGCTCAAGGAGCGGTACAAAAAGTTATGGCTTTTATTGCTCCGAAAATTATTGGCGGTAGTCATGCGCCTACACCAGTGGGTGATTTGGGTTTTACTAATATGACCGAAGCATTGCCCTTAGAAAATGTGCGTTGGCGTGTGGTTGGTTCCGATTGCTTAGTGGAAGGTTATTTACCTCAATAG
- a CDS encoding single-stranded DNA-binding protein has protein sequence MTINIVHLIGRVGGDPDMKYFDSGKTKCRLTLAVNRRTRNSDEPDWFELELWGKTAEVAGNYVRKGKQIAVKGSLKFDSWNDRQTGVSRSKPVIVVDQLDLLGSKNEGDNSMNDMSPDNF, from the coding sequence ATGACTATTAATATAGTTCACCTCATTGGTCGCGTAGGTGGCGACCCAGACATGAAATATTTTGATTCCGGTAAAACTAAATGTAGATTAACGCTGGCAGTCAACAGAAGAACACGCAACAGTGACGAGCCTGACTGGTTCGAGTTGGAATTGTGGGGCAAGACTGCTGAGGTGGCGGGTAATTATGTCCGCAAAGGTAAGCAAATTGCCGTCAAAGGTTCCTTAAAGTTTGACTCCTGGAACGATCGCCAAACCGGAGTTAGTCGTTCTAAACCTGTGATTGTTGTAGATCAGTTAGATTTATTAGGTTCTAAAAATGAGGGAGACAACAGTATGAATGATATGTCTCCAGATAATTTTTAG
- the fdhD gene encoding formate dehydrogenase accessory sulfurtransferase FdhD, whose translation MIDPAKSKTKTQVWVVENGTKRLRQDQLTTEEPLEIRLTSPSRTVAITMRTPGADFELAAGFLFSEGVINSKQDIHRMSYCTDESIDGEQRYNIINVQLQPGLNPNLQPLERHFYINSACGVCGKASIEALRLRGYAKITSDLAVKSEVIYSLSDQLRSHQGIFSATGGLHAAAVFDAEGKIGNLQEDVGRHNALDKLIGNALLSGDLPFNRHIVMVSGRSSFEILQKSVVAGIPLVCSVSAPSSLAVSVAEEFGITLVGFLRENRFNVYTGWQRIITA comes from the coding sequence TTGATTGATCCGGCTAAAAGCAAAACTAAAACGCAAGTTTGGGTAGTCGAAAATGGCACAAAACGCCTGCGACAAGACCAACTCACCACAGAAGAACCTTTAGAAATTCGGTTGACATCTCCATCGCGCACAGTAGCTATTACTATGCGAACCCCAGGCGCAGATTTTGAATTAGCGGCGGGGTTTCTGTTTAGTGAAGGTGTAATTAACAGTAAACAAGATATTCACAGGATGAGTTACTGCACAGATGAATCTATAGATGGTGAGCAGCGTTATAACATTATTAATGTGCAGTTACAGCCAGGGTTAAATCCAAATTTACAGCCTTTAGAACGTCACTTTTATATTAATAGTGCCTGTGGAGTTTGTGGTAAAGCGAGTATTGAGGCTTTACGTTTACGGGGTTACGCAAAAATTACTTCTGATTTAGCAGTCAAATCTGAGGTTATTTACAGCTTATCTGATCAGTTGCGATCGCATCAGGGTATTTTCTCAGCAACTGGAGGGTTACACGCAGCAGCAGTATTTGATGCTGAAGGCAAAATTGGGAACTTACAAGAAGATGTTGGTCGTCACAATGCTTTAGATAAGTTGATTGGTAACGCTTTGCTGAGTGGTGATTTACCTTTTAATCGTCATATTGTCATGGTGAGTGGACGTTCTAGTTTTGAGATTTTGCAAAAATCTGTAGTTGCAGGAATTCCACTTGTTTGTTCTGTTTCTGCACCTAGCAGCTTGGCTGTTTCTGTTGCAGAAGAATTTGGTATTACTTTAGTAGGATTTTTACGGGAAAATCGCTTTAATGTTTATACCGGATGGCAGAGAATAATTACAGCGTGA
- a CDS encoding N-acetylmuramoyl-L-alanine amidase, protein MKLHWLLPGTVGMICLLSSPVLAARLESWRFDAKQNRLEFNTSGGVQPKAQLIFNPTRLVIDLPDTTFGRPQLTQPVGGAVRAIRVGQFEPQTARIVVELAPGYTLDPQGIKFVGITPSRWTVQLPRPRLEPVNSSADNVYNVVTSLDSDTRPPLPRVSSTTQSSTQIDSLQVTGDGFFVRTSGGNPQIRVNRSRDRSTIFMDISSATLSTNLAQRDLSVNRHGVSRVEFTQLQTSPPAVRMTLRVDKNSPDWRATRSGATGLIVLPNRFARLPGNNSNNSSDNQPDLSVPSRRIVSDQPATIEAVELSDDNKQLLIRADQTITARGGWDRTSGLYRITINDAKLAPRIKGPTFNANSPILRVRLQTPDSNTVVILVQPAAGIQFGQINQNNDEVALQLQGSRRVVTVPGTLPFPPERGQLPDPNENSTSRPPVNTRPIPRGRVVVVIDPGHGGKDPGAVGIGGIREKDIILPIGRRVAEILQQNGVQVIMTRNSDYFVTLPGRVQLAEKANADVFVSIHANSAGAGRPDVSGLETYYYDSGLGLARVVHNSILQSLNVRDRGVRRARFFVLRKSSMPSILVETGYLTGRDDIAKLRTSAYQNQMAEAIARGVLQYLKRR, encoded by the coding sequence GTGAAATTACACTGGTTACTACCCGGTACTGTTGGGATGATCTGCTTACTGTCTTCGCCAGTGTTGGCAGCCAGACTGGAGTCTTGGCGGTTTGATGCCAAGCAAAACCGTCTGGAATTTAATACTTCTGGCGGTGTCCAACCCAAAGCACAACTCATTTTTAATCCCACACGCCTGGTTATTGATTTACCAGACACAACCTTTGGCAGACCACAGTTAACACAACCTGTAGGTGGGGCAGTTCGGGCTATTCGTGTTGGTCAGTTTGAACCCCAAACAGCCCGTATTGTGGTTGAACTTGCTCCTGGTTACACTCTTGACCCCCAAGGGATAAAATTTGTCGGCATAACACCCAGTCGTTGGACAGTACAATTACCTAGACCCAGACTAGAGCCTGTAAATTCTTCTGCAGATAATGTTTACAACGTAGTCACCAGCCTGGATTCAGATACAAGACCACCATTACCCAGGGTGAGCAGCACGACACAAAGCAGCACTCAAATTGACAGCTTACAAGTGACAGGCGATGGCTTTTTTGTGCGGACTAGTGGCGGTAATCCCCAAATTAGAGTAAATCGGAGCCGCGATCGCTCTACTATTTTTATGGATATCTCCAGCGCCACTTTATCCACAAATTTGGCGCAACGAGACCTCAGCGTGAACAGACATGGTGTGAGTCGTGTAGAATTTACCCAACTCCAAACTAGTCCGCCAGCAGTGCGGATGACTTTGCGGGTAGATAAAAATAGCCCAGACTGGCGAGCAACTAGAAGTGGTGCGACTGGTTTAATCGTTCTACCCAATCGATTTGCCAGATTACCAGGAAATAACTCTAATAACTCTTCGGATAATCAACCAGATTTGTCTGTTCCCAGTCGCCGCATTGTCAGTGACCAACCAGCCACTATTGAAGCTGTCGAACTGTCTGATGATAATAAGCAACTTTTAATTCGAGCAGATCAAACCATAACTGCTAGAGGTGGCTGGGATAGAACTTCTGGTTTATATCGCATCACTATTAATGATGCTAAATTAGCACCTCGCATTAAAGGCCCCACATTTAATGCCAACAGTCCCATTTTGCGGGTGCGCCTGCAAACACCAGACTCGAACACGGTGGTGATCTTAGTTCAACCTGCGGCGGGAATACAATTTGGGCAAATTAACCAAAATAATGACGAAGTAGCACTGCAATTACAGGGTTCACGCCGCGTTGTCACGGTTCCTGGCACATTGCCTTTTCCTCCAGAGCGCGGCCAATTACCAGATCCCAATGAAAATTCTACTTCCCGACCTCCAGTTAACACACGCCCCATCCCCAGAGGCAGAGTTGTAGTTGTGATTGACCCCGGACATGGCGGTAAAGACCCTGGTGCAGTTGGTATTGGTGGTATTCGTGAAAAAGATATCATTCTCCCCATCGGCAGAAGGGTGGCGGAAATTTTACAGCAAAATGGTGTGCAGGTGATTATGACGCGCAATTCTGACTATTTTGTGACTCTTCCTGGACGAGTCCAATTAGCAGAGAAAGCTAACGCTGATGTGTTTGTCAGTATCCACGCTAATTCTGCCGGCGCGGGCCGTCCTGATGTCAGTGGTTTAGAGACTTATTATTATGACAGTGGTTTGGGTCTAGCGCGGGTGGTGCATAACAGTATTCTGCAAAGTCTGAATGTCCGAGATCGCGGTGTGCGCCGAGCCAGATTTTTTGTCCTGAGAAAAAGTTCTATGCCTTCAATTTTGGTCGAGACTGGTTATTTAACTGGTCGGGACGATATTGCGAAGTTAAGGACTTCAGCTTATCAAAATCAAATGGCAGAAGCGATCGCCCGTGGTGTACTCCAGTACCTCAAACGGAGATAA
- the mreD gene encoding rod shape-determining protein MreD, whose product MKIPSFNGRKSNKPKAAERKSKSKAYRKPIARWHPRVVQLLDLSVTVGSVLLCLLLLPTRFPGTELLGLGPNWLLIWVVAWSIKRSVWEGAIAGIVLGLLQDALTSPDPTHAVTLGLVGLLTGLVQKQRFIQEDFISIALIVFIMAILSESIFGLQLSLTGDRKVEYIWAYYQRVALASAILSSLWAPVVYYPLNLWWQKRKAIEQ is encoded by the coding sequence ATGAAGATACCTTCATTTAATGGTCGTAAATCGAACAAGCCGAAAGCTGCGGAACGAAAATCAAAGTCTAAAGCTTATCGCAAACCCATCGCCCGTTGGCATCCGCGTGTAGTGCAACTGTTAGATTTGTCTGTGACAGTTGGGTCTGTGCTGTTATGCTTGCTGTTACTGCCGACTCGCTTTCCTGGTACAGAATTGTTGGGATTGGGGCCGAATTGGCTGTTAATTTGGGTAGTGGCTTGGAGTATCAAACGCTCTGTTTGGGAAGGAGCGATCGCAGGTATAGTTTTAGGACTACTGCAAGATGCCCTAACTTCACCAGATCCAACTCACGCCGTCACTTTGGGTTTGGTGGGATTACTCACGGGATTAGTGCAGAAGCAGCGATTTATCCAAGAAGACTTTATTTCGATCGCTTTAATTGTCTTTATCATGGCCATTTTGTCGGAGTCAATTTTTGGGTTGCAATTGAGCTTGACTGGCGATCGCAAAGTAGAATACATCTGGGCTTATTACCAAAGAGTTGCTCTAGCATCAGCTATTCTCAGCAGTCTTTGGGCTCCTGTCGTTTACTATCCCCTCAATTTGTGGTGGCAAAAGCGCAAAGCGATCGAACAATAG